The stretch of DNA GGCGGGCCGCCGCCGCCGCCGCCGACTTTGCGGGCGAGCTCGCCGATGACCTCCCCGGCGTCGATGTCGACGCCGTCGGGGACGCCGACGACGATCTGTGCGGAGCCGTCGGCGCCGGAGCCGACGACCGCGACCTTTCCGTCCTCGACCAGCGCGTTCGCGGTGGCCTGCAGCTCGTCGGCGTCGGCGTCGATGCGCTGGATCACGGCGGTCGCGCCGTCGACGTCGACCTCCTCGGCGTCCTCGCCGCCGCCCGCACGGGCTTCCGCGAGCTGCGATTTGAGGTCCTCGATCGTCTTCCCGCGCTCCTTCCACTCGGTGAAGAACCGCTCGGCGGCGTCGGGCACCTCTTGGGGGTTCACGTCGAACGTGTCGGCCGCGTCGTAGAGCGCGTCCTCGGTCGCCTGTGTCGCGTCGATCGCGGCCGCCCCCGCGGCGAACACGAACCGCTCGACGCCGTCCTGCACGGGCTCGGTGTTCAGGATCTTGATCGTCCCCACGTCGCCGGTCCGGTCGACGTGGGTGCCGCCACAGGCCTGCACGTCGTCGCCGACGTGGATCAGGCGGATGTTCTCTCCCGGCGGGATCCCGCCCTGGTAGAGGTCGAAGCCGTGCTCGGCCTCGGCCTCGTGGCGCTCGGGCCACTCCTGGCGGACGCTGGTGTTGTCGGTCACCATCTCGTTGGCGACGTGCTCGATCTGCTTGACCTCCTCGCGGCTCACGCGGTCGTAGTGGTTCACGTCCAGCCGTGAACTGTCGACGCCCTTCTGGGCGCCGGCCTGCCGGACGTGGTCGCCGAGCACCCGCCGCGCGGCCGCACCGACGATGTGGGTCGCGGTGTGGTGCTGCATCAGGCGGTGCCGGCGCTCGGCGTCGATTTTTCCGGTGACGAACTCGCCTTTCCCGGGGCTGTCAGTGGTCCGGTGCAGGATCACGCCGTCGCGGCGCTGGACGTCGACCACCTCGACGCTGCCGTCCTCGCTGACGAGCGTCCCGTGGTCGGCGGGCTGGCCGCCGCCCTCGGGGTAGAACATCGTCTGGTCGAGTACGACGTCGTACCCCTCCTCGCGGTCGAGGACGTCGAGGACGACCGCTTCGAACTCCATGCGGTCCTGATCCTCGTAGTAGAGCTGGTCGGTCGCCGGGAGGTCCCCGACGCGGTCCTCCTCCTGATCCGCCTCTTCGAGCGCCTCCTCGGCGTCGTGGCGCTCGGCGACCAGCGAGTAGAAGTCGTCGGGCTCGTTCACCTCGGCGCCGCGCTCGCGGGCGATCTCGGCCACCATCGACGGCTGGATCCCGTGAGAGTCGTACAGCTCGATCAGCTGCTCCGTCGGGATCGGCGTCCCGGCCGCGGCGTGGTCGTCGGCCAGCTGCTGGACCTTCCGTCGGCCGCGTTCGAGCGTCTCCTCGTACTTGCGCTCCTCGGTGCGGACGATGTCGCGGATCGTGTCGCGGTTCTCGTACCCCAGCCGCTCGGCCTCTCGGTCGACCAGCTCGTCCAGCGGCACGTCGATCCCCACGTCGTCGACGAGTCGCTTCGTCCGGCGGAGCACCATCCGGGCGAGGTAGCCCGTGCCGACGTTCGAGGGGACGATCTCGTCGCCGAACATGTAGGCCAGACAGCGCGCGTGGTCGGCGATCGCGTAGATCGACTCCAGCGGCTCCATCAGTTCCTCGAGCCGCTCGACGCTCACGTCCAGCCGTTCGGCGATGGTGTCGCGGGCAGCCTCCATGTCCTCGGCCTCGTCGATGTCCATGTGGCCCGCCAGCTTGGAGGCGCGGTGGACGAGATCGGCCTCCTCCTCGGTCATCTCGATCCCGGCGTTGTCCTTCAGGAACTCGATGGACTCGGGGTAGATCGCCTCGTACACCGTGGGCGTCCCCTGACTCATCCACGTCCAGCGCTCGATCCCGTACCCCGTGTCGACGACCCGGCGATCCATCTCGGCGTACGTGTTGCCGTCCTTCATCTCGTACTCGCCGTCGGGGTCCTGTTCGAGCATCATGAAGACGAGCGTCGCCAGTTCGAGCCCCTTGTAGATCACCTCGAAGGCGGGGCCGGCGTTGCCGCCGCCGACCCACGGGTCCTCGATGAACGTGATCTCCTCGCGGGGGACGCCCATCGACGAGAAGAACTCCTCGCAGTACTCGACACACTGGTCCTTCCAGTACACTTCGCCCTCGTAGGCGTAGTCCGTCCCCTCGTCGGCGTTGAACGCGTGGTGGCCGCCCATCTCGAACGCCATCGTGTGCCGGCCGGTTTTCCCGACGTTGTCGATGTCCTGCATCCGGATGCAGGGCTGGGAAACCACGAGGGGGTTCGCCGGCGGCGGCGACTCGCCGCTGGTGACGTGTGGTTGGAAGTCGTAGATCGACGCCTGCGTCAGGAGCACGTCGTCGCGCCAGCGATTGGCGGCGACTGGCGCGGGGTCGACCCGCTGGTGGTCGTGCTCCTCGAAGAAGGAGAGGAACGCCTCGCGCATCTCCGCCAGCGAGTACGACTCGTCGAACCCGGGATCGTCGATGAACCCGTAGTCCTCACAGGGGGGCTCCCCGCAGGTGTCGCGCTCGACGCGGCTCCAGAAGTGGGCGCCACACGACGAACAGGTCTGCCGTTCGAACCCGTTCTCGGCGAAGTAGTCGAGACGGTACTCGCTCTCGAGCTCACTCATTACCGGATGTGGTCAACCGCCGGGCAAAAGGATTCCGGGGTTCGTGCGGGCGAGTCGTTCGATCACCGACGGACGGGAGCCCCTGACCCGGCGGCGTACCCCGAACCTTACCGGGGGCATCAGACGCCCCTGTGAGACGCTCCACCGAAACACATATGCGACCATCTCGCAAGAGAAACAGTAGCTGTCTACACTGTGGCACATCGAACCGAGATCCTCGTGGTCGGCGAGAACCCCTGCGGGGCAGCGGGATCGCTGCTCGATCG from Halolamina sediminis encodes:
- the alaS gene encoding alanine--tRNA ligase is translated as MSELESEYRLDYFAENGFERQTCSSCGAHFWSRVERDTCGEPPCEDYGFIDDPGFDESYSLAEMREAFLSFFEEHDHQRVDPAPVAANRWRDDVLLTQASIYDFQPHVTSGESPPPANPLVVSQPCIRMQDIDNVGKTGRHTMAFEMGGHHAFNADEGTDYAYEGEVYWKDQCVEYCEEFFSSMGVPREEITFIEDPWVGGGNAGPAFEVIYKGLELATLVFMMLEQDPDGEYEMKDGNTYAEMDRRVVDTGYGIERWTWMSQGTPTVYEAIYPESIEFLKDNAGIEMTEEEADLVHRASKLAGHMDIDEAEDMEAARDTIAERLDVSVERLEELMEPLESIYAIADHARCLAYMFGDEIVPSNVGTGYLARMVLRRTKRLVDDVGIDVPLDELVDREAERLGYENRDTIRDIVRTEERKYEETLERGRRKVQQLADDHAAAGTPIPTEQLIELYDSHGIQPSMVAEIARERGAEVNEPDDFYSLVAERHDAEEALEEADQEEDRVGDLPATDQLYYEDQDRMEFEAVVLDVLDREEGYDVVLDQTMFYPEGGGQPADHGTLVSEDGSVEVVDVQRRDGVILHRTTDSPGKGEFVTGKIDAERRHRLMQHHTATHIVGAAARRVLGDHVRQAGAQKGVDSSRLDVNHYDRVSREEVKQIEHVANEMVTDNTSVRQEWPERHEAEAEHGFDLYQGGIPPGENIRLIHVGDDVQACGGTHVDRTGDVGTIKILNTEPVQDGVERFVFAAGAAAIDATQATEDALYDAADTFDVNPQEVPDAAERFFTEWKERGKTIEDLKSQLAEARAGGGEDAEEVDVDGATAVIQRIDADADELQATANALVEDGKVAVVGSGADGSAQIVVGVPDGVDIDAGEVIGELARKVGGGGGGPPDFAQGGGPDVEALDEALDEAPDVLRQKQTA